GTACGCCTCAGCCCCCTCGCCCTGGTCCAGCACCACCAGATCAACCGGGCGCGATGCCTTCATTTGCTCCAGGATCTGCTCCCGATCGAACCCCTCAGCGACAGCGGGCTGAAAAGCTGCCGACGCCAGCAGACCCAAACTGAAGACCCAACGGATGGAGTGCATCGCGACAATCTGAGAGTCACACCATGCTGACCCCACACACCCACTTGAGCGCAGTGAAGTTGTGATCAACCTCGATCACCAGGCCACCACACCCTGTCATCCCTCAGTGATCCAGGCGATGGAGCCCTGGTGGCGCGAGCAGTGGGGCAATCCATCGAGCCGGCAACATCGGCTTGGTTTGACAGCCGCCGCTGCAATCGGCTCAGCCAGAGAACGGCTTGCGAGCAGCCTGAGGATCAGATCCGAGGAACTGATCTTCACCAGTGGCGCCACCGAAGCCAACAACCTGGCGCTGCTGGGCCATGCCAGGGCTCGCGCGCTCTCCGACGGTGGACCAGGCCATCTGGTCAGTGTGGCCAGTGAGCATCACGCGGTGCTCGACCCCCTTCTGCAGCTGAAGCATGAGGGATTTGAGATCACGTTATTGACTCCACAAAAGAACGGCCTGATCACGGAACAACAGCTGGAACAGGCCATTCAGCCCAACACCCAGCTGGTCAGTGTGATGGTGGCCAACAACGAGATCGGCGTGATCCAACCGATCCAGGCCCTGAGTGCCGTCTGCAGCAGCCACGGCATCACGATGCACACCGATGCGGCTCAGGCCTACGGGCATCTCCCTCTGGATGCCGAAGCACTGGGTTGTGCGTTGATCAGTCTCAGCGCACACAAATTCAATGGACCGAAAGGCATCGGCGCCCTGGTGGTGAGATCTGGCACGCAGCTACAACCGCTTCAGTGGGGTGGAGGACAGGAGCAGGGGCTGCGGGCGGGCACCTTACCGGTGCCCCTGATCATGGGCATGGCGGCTGCAGCCGTGCTGTCCATGCAAGACCTGGAGGACCGCCAGGCTCGACTCCAGGCTTTGAGAGATCAGCTGTGGGGAGGGCTCAAAGATCGCAATCCAACAATCCAGCTCAACGGGACGCTGCAACCTCGACTGGCCCATAACCTCAATCTCACAGTGCCCAACGTCTCAGGTAGTCGCCTGCATCGGGCACTGCGATCCCGACTGGCCTGCAGCAGTGGTTCTGCTTGCAGTCGCGGCGAACCCTCTCACGTTCTGCGATCCATTGGACGAAGCCGTCTTGAGGCGGAAGGATCCTTACGCCTGAGCCTGGGACGCGACACCACAGCGGCAGATATTGACGGCGCGATCGAGGTCATTACAACCGCAATTCAGACAATGACCCAGCGCTGAAACTCAAAGACGAGTAATACAACCTCTGGAAAAAAGTGTCAGAGAAGCTACCTTCCGCGCAAGTTCCCCAGTGATTCATGACTGAGACACCGGCCAAGCAGCGGCTTCACGTGCTTCAAGCCATTGAAGACGGATGGAATGCTTTCGCCAGAGCCCCATGGCCTTTGGTGCTGTTCACCCTGTTGGCTGGCAGCGTCTGGATTCTGTTTCAGATCATCGTGCGCGGAGCACACGCCTTAGCGAACGACAGCGTACCCATTGCTTATTTTCTCGTTGTTGCCATTGGCAGCACAGTGATCAGCCTCTGGGGAATCACGGGTCTGATCCGCGGAGCCTGGAAGTCGCTCAATGGAGCGAAGCCTTCGTTCTCTGACTTGGTGCGC
This genomic window from Synechococcus sp. MIT S9220 contains:
- a CDS encoding cysteine desulfurase family protein, which translates into the protein MINLDHQATTPCHPSVIQAMEPWWREQWGNPSSRQHRLGLTAAAAIGSARERLASSLRIRSEELIFTSGATEANNLALLGHARARALSDGGPGHLVSVASEHHAVLDPLLQLKHEGFEITLLTPQKNGLITEQQLEQAIQPNTQLVSVMVANNEIGVIQPIQALSAVCSSHGITMHTDAAQAYGHLPLDAEALGCALISLSAHKFNGPKGIGALVVRSGTQLQPLQWGGGQEQGLRAGTLPVPLIMGMAAAAVLSMQDLEDRQARLQALRDQLWGGLKDRNPTIQLNGTLQPRLAHNLNLTVPNVSGSRLHRALRSRLACSSGSACSRGEPSHVLRSIGRSRLEAEGSLRLSLGRDTTAADIDGAIEVITTAIQTMTQR